In one Carettochelys insculpta isolate YL-2023 chromosome 6, ASM3395843v1, whole genome shotgun sequence genomic region, the following are encoded:
- the LOC142015001 gene encoding olfactory receptor 4S2-like encodes MEHINNVTEFVLLGLSQNQKLQEMFFVLFLFFYLAIVLGNLLIVFTIISSQRLSSPMYFFLSYLSFVDVCYSSVMVPKMIADFLTEEKIISFIGCIAQLFGVHFFGCTEIFILTVMAYDRYAAICKPLHYTTLMTRHMCGQMVVACWLGGFVHSIIQTLVTTQLPFCGPNEIDHYFCDVHPLLQLACADTYVAGIAVVANSGMIALGSFLLLVTSYVVILNSLRTHSSEGRRKALSTCSSHIAVVILFFGPCTFTYIRPSSHLSEDKMVAVFYTVITPMLNPLIYTLRNEEMKGAIRKLWSRIKMSDGGSKG; translated from the coding sequence ATGGAGCATATAAACAATGTGACTGAATTTGTCCTCTTGGGCCTCTCCCAGAATCAGAAGCTGCAGGAAATGTTTTTTGTGCTGTTTTTATTCTTCTATTTAGCCATTGTTCTGGGAAacctcctcattgtttttaccaTCATCAGCAGTCAGCGTCTGAGctcccccatgtatttcttcctgagCTACCTGTCCTTCGTGGATGTCTGCTACTCTTCTGTCATGGTTCCCAAAATGATCGCTGACTTCCTCACGGAGGAGAAAATTATCTCCTTCATTGGCTGCATAGCACAGTTGTTCGGAGTCCATTTCTTCGGGTGTACGGAGATCTTCATCCTCACGGTGATGGCCTATGATCGCTATGCTGCCATATGCAAGCCCCTCCACTACACAACCCTCATGACCAGGCACATGTGTGGCCAGATGGTTGTGGCCTGTTGGCTGGGGGGCTTTGTGCATTCCATAATACAGACGCTTGTAACCACCCAGTTACCCTTCTGCGGGCCAAATGAGATTGATCATTATTTCTGTGATGTGCACCCTTTGCTACAACTGGCTTGCGCCGACACCTATGTTGCCGGCATTGCAGTTGTTGCCAATAGTGGGATGATTGCTttgggctctttccttctcctagTTACATCCTACGTGGTGATCTTAAACTCCTTGAGGACACATTCCTCGGAAGGGCGTCGTAAAGCGctctccacctgcagctcccatatCGCCGTCGTGATCCTGTTTTTTGGGCCTTGCACATTCACTTATATCCGACCTTCTAGTCACTTGTCAGAGGACAAGATGGTGGCAGTCTTCTACACTGTCATCACCCCCATGCTGAATCCACTGATCTACACCCTCAGAAATGAAGAGATGAAAGGTGCCATAAGGAAATTATGGAGCAGAATAAAGATGTCAGATGGGGGCTCAAAAGGGTGA